In Treponema rectale, a single genomic region encodes these proteins:
- a CDS encoding AEC family transporter gives MYLLVIRQLAIMLAIAVCGYGVTKAFKFGKTEQQYVSKTLLYFINPCLILGNFNRDFNAGELKGFATVLVYAFIIHILMIAVALIFARSRTEEGKELDCIDRIAVVFTNCGFIGIPLIQGVFPGKPMAVFYLIAFLTVFNICLWTFGYFIVCGKINLKKIITNPNIIAIAAGFLIFIAPFKLPSVLANGKSGVIDFIASMNTATSMILLGMLFANYTKPAAQKIFGRVVKLCILRYVVTGVIMFALTLAVLKFASGVHDVHMMCYVAYIAALCPVGMSVSSFAVVFNKDESYSALLVLTTSALCVLTLPASVFLLERFV, from the coding sequence ATGTACCTTCTTGTAATCAGACAGCTTGCCATAATGCTTGCTATTGCAGTCTGCGGCTATGGTGTTACTAAGGCTTTTAAATTTGGAAAAACGGAACAGCAGTATGTGAGCAAAACTCTGCTTTATTTTATAAATCCCTGCCTTATTCTTGGAAATTTCAACCGGGATTTTAATGCAGGAGAACTTAAAGGTTTTGCAACTGTTCTTGTATATGCATTTATCATACATATCCTCATGATTGCAGTTGCCCTTATTTTTGCCAGAAGCAGAACGGAAGAAGGAAAGGAACTGGACTGCATAGACAGAATAGCAGTTGTCTTTACAAACTGCGGCTTTATTGGAATTCCTCTCATTCAGGGAGTTTTTCCCGGTAAACCTATGGCTGTGTTTTATTTAATTGCCTTTCTTACAGTTTTTAATATCTGCCTCTGGACGTTCGGGTATTTTATTGTCTGCGGAAAGATTAATCTGAAAAAAATTATTACTAATCCAAATATAATAGCGATTGCTGCGGGATTTCTTATTTTTATTGCTCCCTTTAAGCTGCCTTCTGTTCTTGCAAACGGTAAGAGCGGAGTCATTGATTTTATTGCTTCGATGAATACAGCTACTTCCATGATTCTGCTTGGAATGCTTTTTGCAAATTATACAAAGCCGGCTGCTCAGAAAATATTCGGTCGTGTCGTAAAACTGTGCATTCTCCGTTATGTCGTTACCGGCGTCATAATGTTTGCCCTTACCCTTGCAGTGCTTAAGTTTGCTTCCGGTGTCCATGATGTTCACATGATGTGTTACGTCGCTTATATTGCAGCTTTGTGTCCTGTAGGTATGAGCGTTTCAAGTTTTGCAGTTGTGTTTAACAAAGATGAATCTTATTCGGCACTGCTTGTTCTTACGACAAGTGCTTTGTGCGTGCTGACGCTGCCGGCATCGGTTTTTTTACTGGAACGGTTTGTTTAA
- a CDS encoding acyl-[acyl-carrier-protein] thioesterase, producing METITYRQWHEEGTFKFNVETMVSFSQCDRNKNLSVHELLKLTSDIAVEDFNQRNMSRDTLTAAGYAILVSRNSFNIHRIPVENEFITVSTWEEKSEPFQFIRAYEIKDSKSNEKLVTGLSTWLLVDLNNRRLLPIKKFTMREPLDTVTEHDCLKPEKISLPENMTHLEDRKIRYSDLDANGHTNNARYGAFAFDAIPDEFKEKKLKALRINYSQEALYDQNLEIKADLSDSEKLTVAGFLNNGEKPVSSFECEFYF from the coding sequence ATGGAAACTATTACTTACAGACAATGGCACGAAGAAGGAACCTTTAAGTTCAATGTTGAAACCATGGTATCATTCAGCCAGTGTGACAGGAACAAAAACTTAAGCGTTCACGAACTTCTCAAACTGACTTCCGATATTGCAGTAGAAGATTTTAACCAGCGCAATATGAGCCGGGACACACTTACAGCCGCAGGCTATGCAATTCTTGTTTCACGCAACAGTTTCAATATTCACCGTATTCCGGTTGAAAATGAATTCATTACTGTAAGCACATGGGAAGAAAAAAGCGAACCTTTCCAGTTCATCCGTGCTTACGAAATAAAAGACTCAAAATCAAACGAAAAACTTGTAACAGGATTAAGCACCTGGCTTCTGGTTGATCTGAACAACCGGCGGCTCCTTCCGATAAAAAAATTTACAATGCGGGAACCTCTGGATACCGTTACGGAACATGACTGCCTTAAGCCTGAAAAAATCTCTCTTCCGGAAAACATGACTCATCTGGAAGACAGAAAAATCCGTTACAGTGATCTTGATGCAAACGGACACACAAACAATGCCCGCTACGGAGCTTTTGCCTTTGATGCAATTCCTGATGAATTCAAAGAAAAAAAATTAAAGGCTCTGAGAATAAATTATTCCCAGGAAGCACTTTACGATCAGAATCTGGAAATCAAGGCCGACCTTTCTGATTCAGAAAAACTTACTGTAGCAGGATTTCTGAATAACGGAGAAAAACCGGTATCTTCTTTTGAATGTGAATTCTATTTTTAA
- a CDS encoding ABC transporter ATP-binding protein, translated as MAKKNTYFQDEELKTKIDLKQFARTLSYILPFKKIFITVCILMTAGSIFFMIPPIILKQIVNHTVASKNIRELILLLSSMTLLAGITIVFNYFQQILMGRMGHSVIANIRRDIFTHLQHLSFEYFDSRPDGKIVVRVTDYINELANFFSNFVLQFLIYFAMIIVSLVFMFSISWQLALIVLASAIPMMAGVLFLRKALKPMFTKLRFKNSNRSAFLVESLMGEKIIKNCNQDEASLNTLKDIHTKCYVQWEHIVAVAELNTPVTEIFWNLGTLSLFAASLASMLFGNGSIDAGTVIAFTGYMGLFSTPLTQIAMVIQNLAQVTSNLEQVFDTIDFPVSIKDKEDAVTLKNIKGKVDFNDVTFSYEEGVPVLEHFNLHVNPGETIALVGPTGAGKTTVINMLTRFYDIEKGSLTIDGYDIKDVKLNSLRHEIGVLMQDPFIFKGTILENIRYGKPDASDKECIEAAEKIHADTFIKRFSDGYNHPLEERGSGLSAGEKQLLSFTRIILKNPSVIILDEATSSIDTETELLIQKALDVILKDKTAFIVAHRLSTIKNSDRILYIANKTIAEEGNHEELMKKKGLYYHLTEN; from the coding sequence ATGGCAAAGAAAAACACATACTTTCAGGATGAAGAACTAAAAACTAAAATTGATTTAAAGCAGTTTGCAAGAACCCTAAGCTACATACTTCCCTTCAAAAAAATTTTCATAACAGTATGTATACTTATGACGGCAGGCTCAATATTTTTTATGATTCCACCGATTATCCTGAAACAGATTGTAAACCATACGGTGGCTTCAAAAAACATACGGGAACTTATACTGCTTCTTTCGTCCATGACACTTCTGGCCGGCATAACCATTGTCTTTAATTATTTTCAGCAGATACTCATGGGACGCATGGGACATTCAGTCATCGCAAACATACGCCGGGATATTTTTACACACCTGCAGCATCTTTCCTTTGAGTATTTTGATTCACGGCCGGACGGAAAAATTGTTGTAAGGGTAACGGATTATATCAATGAACTGGCAAACTTCTTTTCTAATTTTGTCCTTCAGTTCTTAATTTATTTTGCAATGATCATAGTTTCTCTTGTATTCATGTTCAGCATCAGCTGGCAACTGGCACTCATTGTACTTGCATCGGCTATTCCAATGATGGCCGGCGTACTTTTTTTACGAAAAGCACTAAAACCTATGTTTACAAAACTCCGGTTCAAGAACTCAAACAGAAGTGCCTTTCTTGTTGAATCCCTGATGGGAGAGAAAATAATCAAAAACTGCAATCAGGACGAAGCAAGCCTGAATACATTAAAGGACATTCATACAAAATGTTATGTTCAGTGGGAACACATTGTTGCCGTTGCAGAACTTAATACTCCGGTCACAGAAATTTTCTGGAACCTAGGAACCCTTTCGCTTTTTGCAGCAAGCCTTGCATCTATGCTTTTCGGTAACGGCTCCATCGATGCAGGAACTGTAATTGCTTTTACAGGTTACATGGGACTGTTCTCAACTCCACTTACTCAGATTGCCATGGTAATTCAGAATCTTGCGCAGGTAACAAGCAATCTTGAACAGGTATTTGATACCATCGATTTTCCTGTATCAATAAAAGATAAGGAAGATGCAGTAACCCTTAAAAACATCAAAGGAAAAGTTGATTTCAATGACGTTACCTTTTCATACGAAGAAGGCGTTCCTGTTCTTGAACACTTTAACCTGCACGTAAATCCGGGAGAAACCATTGCCCTTGTAGGACCGACAGGAGCAGGCAAAACAACCGTCATTAACATGCTTACACGGTTTTACGACATTGAAAAAGGCAGTCTGACCATAGACGGATATGATATAAAAGACGTCAAACTGAATTCCCTAAGACATGAAATCGGTGTACTCATGCAGGATCCTTTTATTTTTAAGGGAACCATTCTCGAAAACATACGTTACGGAAAACCTGATGCTTCAGATAAAGAATGCATTGAAGCTGCAGAAAAAATTCATGCTGATACGTTTATAAAAAGATTTTCTGACGGATACAACCACCCTCTTGAAGAAAGAGGCTCAGGACTTTCTGCCGGAGAAAAACAGCTGCTCAGCTTTACCCGCATAATTCTGAAAAATCCTTCTGTAATAATTCTGGATGAAGCAACAAGTTCCATTGATACAGAAACAGAACTTCTCATTCAAAAGGCACTGGATGTTATCTTAAAAGACAAAACCGCCTTTATTGTAGCACACAGACTTTCTACAATTAAAAATTCTGACAGAATTCTTTACATTGCAAACAAGACAATTGCAGAAGAAGGAAATCATGAAGAACTTATGAAAAAGAAAGGATTGTATTATCATTTAACAGAAAACTAA
- a CDS encoding ABC transporter ATP-binding protein yields MSNAKNSTFRFGLHYYKKCIPAAILTQLMGFAATVADLFLPLLFEMFIDYVICSNTDGNTSIFSFLLQTEKYPVHSFRLFWHLAFFYIGLLLIRIILVYLKKLINQVIGLKLETTLRYKTYAKLMTLDSLTLSNFNSGELLQTINSDTIMYKDLFCKMIPTIIDSSFAMILSIVILAGMSPWLLLVPLLLTPVFMIELRRFKKLSRERYKEIRNCNSNMTLTVQENIEAVRLVRAFTNENLEEEKFSDANEKLKKAHLDQIALSAKFEAVFSSIKQAAYIGTIAVSSVLVLTGHFKIGFLVACSQYVMKIMNYVTQINNNFFQMQQQVVSGLKMLNFMNTQSKVQDTDAGITDEKNKMPSIRYENASLTLSGKKVLDKLNLQIPYGKKIGITGATGSGKSMMLEVLVRNYELSGGKIFINEKDSREYSLKELRSMFSYVFQEAFLFSNTIKSNIAYAEHGTDEQIITASRHAQAHDFISRLPEGYETIVGERGIGLSGGQKQRLSIARALMKNSPVLIFDDSTSALDVETEKKLLADVKKFYPEKTILISAHRLSSIKDCDEIIYMKDGNIAERGTFDELIKLNGHFAGVWKIQEMQHSSFVDFDSLAERSQPEGEK; encoded by the coding sequence ATGAGCAACGCAAAAAACTCAACTTTTAGATTCGGTCTGCATTACTATAAAAAATGCATTCCGGCTGCAATCCTGACCCAGCTTATGGGATTTGCTGCAACAGTCGCAGATTTATTCTTACCTCTGCTTTTTGAAATGTTCATTGATTATGTAATCTGCTCAAACACAGATGGAAATACGAGCATATTTTCATTCCTCCTTCAGACAGAAAAATATCCTGTTCACAGTTTCAGGCTTTTCTGGCACCTTGCATTTTTTTACATCGGACTTCTTCTTATAAGGATAATTCTCGTATACTTAAAAAAACTGATTAATCAGGTAATCGGACTTAAACTTGAGACGACCCTGCGCTATAAAACTTACGCAAAATTAATGACTCTCGATTCCCTTACCTTAAGCAACTTCAATTCTGGTGAACTTCTGCAGACCATAAACTCAGATACAATAATGTACAAAGATCTTTTCTGCAAAATGATACCGACGATCATCGACAGTTCCTTTGCAATGATTTTAAGTATCGTAATTCTTGCAGGAATGAGTCCATGGCTCCTGCTGGTTCCACTGCTTCTTACTCCTGTCTTTATGATTGAACTGAGGCGCTTTAAAAAACTGTCCAGGGAAAGATATAAGGAAATACGTAACTGCAACTCAAACATGACCCTTACCGTTCAGGAAAACATTGAAGCAGTCCGTCTTGTCCGTGCCTTTACAAATGAAAATCTTGAGGAAGAAAAATTTTCTGATGCAAATGAAAAATTAAAAAAAGCCCATCTTGATCAGATTGCCCTCAGTGCAAAATTTGAAGCAGTATTCAGTTCCATAAAACAGGCAGCCTACATCGGTACCATTGCCGTAAGTTCCGTTCTTGTTCTTACAGGACACTTTAAAATAGGTTTTCTTGTTGCCTGCTCACAGTATGTAATGAAAATAATGAACTATGTAACCCAGATAAACAACAACTTTTTCCAGATGCAGCAGCAGGTTGTAAGCGGACTTAAAATGCTCAACTTCATGAATACTCAGTCCAAAGTTCAGGATACAGACGCAGGCATTACTGATGAAAAAAACAAAATGCCTTCCATAAGATATGAAAATGCAAGCCTGACTCTTTCCGGCAAAAAAGTTCTTGATAAACTGAACCTTCAGATTCCATACGGAAAGAAAATCGGAATTACAGGTGCAACCGGTTCAGGAAAAAGCATGATGCTGGAAGTTCTTGTAAGAAACTATGAACTTTCAGGGGGTAAAATATTCATTAACGAAAAAGACTCCCGTGAATATTCCCTTAAAGAATTACGCTCAATGTTCTCCTATGTTTTTCAGGAAGCTTTCCTGTTCAGCAACACAATAAAGTCAAACATTGCCTATGCCGAGCACGGAACTGACGAACAGATAATAACTGCTTCCCGTCATGCACAGGCTCATGATTTTATAAGCAGGCTCCCTGAAGGTTACGAAACCATTGTAGGAGAAAGAGGAATAGGACTTTCCGGCGGACAGAAACAGCGGCTTTCCATTGCCCGCGCCCTCATGAAAAATTCACCGGTTCTTATTTTTGATGACTCTACAAGTGCACTGGATGTTGAAACAGAAAAAAAACTTCTTGCCGACGTTAAGAAATTCTATCCGGAAAAGACAATTCTTATTTCTGCCCACAGACTTTCTTCAATAAAAGACTGCGATGAAATTATTTACATGAAAGACGGAAACATTGCAGAACGGGGCACCTTTGATGAACTTATAAAACTCAACGGACACTTCGCAGGAGTATGGAAGATACAGGAAATGCAGCACAGTTCATTCGTAGATTTTGACTCACTGGCAGAGCGCTCACAGCCTGAAGGAGAAAAATAA
- a CDS encoding glycosyl hydrolase 53 family protein, with product MKKKFSRFFYKFVCCVLLSAAGGMVFARPNSAAEAVRQNIIVEPVKGLSDDFMNGVDISMIDQIEKSGGKFYNAAGEQQDIFEILKDNGVNWIRIRLWNKPVYENDVYDKNGKRIAKKGSPMGGGNNDLETDLRIAKRIKAAGLKFMLDFHYSDFWADPGKQYMPQEWKNLSPKELEVEVEKFTRETINAFTEAGGAPDAVQIGNELNSGFMWPVGQLWSDDPNVKIGGMKQFISLLQKASDGVRNAENGKNIQIVIHLADGGKQDLYKWIFDEVKKAKIDYDIIGLSFYTYWHGSMDDLKANLEMISKRYGKKMAVVETAYAFTEDGGDSQGDVFMTYSDDKYGYVPSVQGQATAIRDVIETVASVKGGCGVFYWEADSIICKGSELSATEGNTWENQAMFDFTGKALPSLAVWNLVHGRGEVKNVWGGSASLAKTESVPYGMSDKVELTIRPGEVPQLPSAVKLVFSDDSEKLVNVKWDSYNWKAQTKAGKIILKGTASGYDFKPELAVEFSDKVNLVEDGSFESGKLGAWKLNGSSTACFLENNKGNARSGKWTYKYWLASGFKSILSREFKDIPNGTYRLSVWAMGGGGENNIRLFAARYDGTEKQITSKIVNTGWQDWHQYTIEVPVTNGKATIGIYLDTAPDCWGNFDDIEFVKVD from the coding sequence ATGAAAAAAAAGTTCAGCAGATTTTTTTATAAGTTTGTCTGCTGTGTGCTGTTGTCTGCTGCAGGGGGAATGGTTTTTGCAAGACCTAATTCTGCAGCCGAAGCTGTAAGGCAGAACATTATCGTTGAGCCGGTAAAGGGATTAAGCGATGATTTTATGAATGGCGTTGATATCAGTATGATTGACCAGATTGAAAAATCCGGTGGAAAATTTTACAACGCTGCCGGTGAACAGCAGGATATTTTTGAAATATTAAAAGATAACGGAGTAAACTGGATAAGAATCCGCCTGTGGAATAAACCGGTTTACGAAAATGACGTTTATGATAAAAACGGAAAGCGTATTGCAAAAAAAGGTTCACCGATGGGCGGCGGAAACAATGATCTCGAAACTGACCTTCGCATTGCAAAAAGAATAAAGGCTGCCGGACTTAAGTTTATGCTGGATTTCCATTATTCAGATTTCTGGGCAGATCCGGGCAAGCAGTATATGCCTCAGGAATGGAAGAATCTTTCTCCGAAAGAACTTGAAGTTGAAGTTGAAAAATTTACCAGAGAAACTATCAACGCTTTTACAGAAGCCGGCGGTGCTCCTGATGCAGTTCAGATTGGAAATGAATTGAACTCAGGATTCATGTGGCCTGTAGGACAGCTGTGGAGTGATGATCCGAATGTAAAGATAGGAGGAATGAAACAGTTTATTTCTCTCCTTCAGAAAGCATCTGACGGTGTGCGTAATGCAGAAAACGGAAAGAACATTCAGATTGTAATTCATCTTGCAGACGGGGGAAAGCAGGATCTGTACAAATGGATTTTTGATGAAGTAAAGAAAGCAAAGATAGATTATGACATAATCGGACTTTCTTTCTATACATACTGGCATGGTTCAATGGATGATCTTAAGGCAAACCTTGAGATGATTTCAAAACGTTACGGTAAGAAAATGGCTGTAGTAGAAACGGCTTATGCTTTTACTGAAGACGGAGGTGACAGCCAGGGCGATGTATTCATGACTTACTCTGATGATAAATACGGATATGTACCTTCCGTTCAGGGACAGGCAACTGCAATCCGTGATGTAATTGAAACTGTTGCATCTGTAAAAGGCGGCTGCGGAGTTTTCTACTGGGAAGCAGATTCAATTATCTGTAAAGGTTCAGAACTTTCTGCAACAGAAGGCAATACCTGGGAAAATCAGGCGATGTTTGACTTTACAGGAAAAGCCCTTCCTTCTCTTGCCGTATGGAATCTTGTACATGGAAGGGGTGAAGTAAAGAATGTCTGGGGTGGAAGTGCTTCCCTTGCAAAAACAGAAAGCGTTCCTTACGGGATGTCAGATAAAGTTGAATTAACGATACGTCCCGGAGAAGTTCCTCAGCTTCCTTCTGCTGTAAAACTTGTTTTCTCTGATGACAGTGAAAAACTTGTAAATGTAAAATGGGATTCCTATAACTGGAAAGCTCAGACTAAGGCTGGAAAAATAATCCTTAAGGGAACAGCTTCCGGTTATGATTTTAAGCCTGAACTTGCAGTGGAATTCTCAGATAAAGTAAATCTTGTTGAAGACGGTTCCTTTGAAAGCGGAAAACTTGGGGCATGGAAACTTAACGGTTCTTCAACCGCCTGCTTCCTTGAAAATAACAAAGGAAATGCCCGCAGCGGAAAATGGACTTACAAATACTGGCTGGCTTCAGGATTCAAATCCATTCTCAGCCGTGAGTTCAAGGATATTCCTAATGGTACTTACCGCCTCAGTGTATGGGCAATGGGAGGCGGAGGAGAAAATAACATTCGTCTTTTTGCTGCCCGCTATGACGGAACTGAAAAACAGATTACATCAAAAATTGTAAATACCGGATGGCAGGACTGGCATCAGTATACAATTGAAGTTCCTGTAACAAATGGAAAAGCAACAATCGGTATTTATCTTGATACAGCCCCTGACTGCTGGGGAAATTTTGACGACATAGAATTTGTAAAGGTTGATTGA